agggggatcAAAGCGAAGGTAGTGTAAGAGAAAACACAttgaaagaggggagggagaaggtggtgaCAAAATCTCAGCGTGCGGTCTGCAAGGAGGGAAGGCAACATGgagtgtctgtgtgggtgtgtgagagagagagagacacacacagagagagagagagaaagcagagCAGAGTAACAGTAGGCCCGTTGAGGGGACGTTTGGCATGGCCCTGTCCGGCCTGCCTCCCCTTGCCCGTCCCTGCCCGTTGCCATCGCCTATCCGGCGCAAAGACACGCCATCATCCCCTTTTGACACCGGAACAACGGTGACATCGCTGCAATACCCATGAAGACGTGGATGGGGTGTGAGTAGGagtgagggaaaggaagagggagcggAGAAAGTGCCCAGAAGCTATgtcgtctccctcctctctgagccacttccccccccctccctcttccctacACCCACTACCCTACAAATCGTTTGCTCTACGTATAGGGGTCACGTTCATATGCCCATCGTCTTCGCCGCAGCTATACAGAGAGACCGAAGAAGACTAGTGTCTGATATCAGCACGCATACACCCTTGACCCCACACCCGCAGGGGCTTCCCCTAAGCCTTTGTCCGACATGCCACTCACCTGCTATATTAGGCCGCGCCTCGCAGAGCTTCCGACACATTAGCCTCGTGCGATGCATCTGCCTGCTCTCTCCACAGCTTCCCTCACCATGCGTTCACCACCCAacgcgagaagaggaagaggggtgagaaATATGTGGCTCACACGTGTTTCTTCGACTTCGTCGATGACGAAAATGCTGCTGCCACATTGCGTGCCGCAGTTTGCCTCCACCATCGGTACGCCACGTACACTGTTGACACGTTCACCACATAAGTCAAGCAGCACACTATGCACAGGTCATGCAGGATTACGGTGAGAATAAAGGCGAAGCACACCGTGACCAGGATGCCCGGCGTGCTGATGATCAAGATCAGTGTTGGATGCCAGCAACACAGCATCTCTACCATATAGTAGATCATCGCGACGAGCGCGTTGGGGACCTTTGGAAGGCCAAATAGGTGGGTGGTGGAGCTGAACTCAGAGGAGAAGACCTCCGTGCATGAGAAAGGCCCGATGTCGCAGTAGGCACGGTACGGGACGCCAAGCTGCTTCGCCCGCTCCACATGCACCTCGACCGAGTAGGCGTAGCTCGACAAAAGAAAGCCGGCCAGGCACAGCCCCATCAATGTCAGGTTAAACTGGACCATTTGAGTTTCCTCTTGGACCTCACCAACACCTAcccgcgcgtgtgtgtacggcGTGTGCTGTGGAAAGGAAGTAGGGAGTCGGTGGAAGCTATCACacacgtgtatgtgtatcGGTGTGCACcgtggggggagagggagagaggcgttAACCAACACAATACAACAGAAAGGTCGTAAGGAATCACAGCGGAAAGAAGCGTCCAAGGATGGGGTGGAGGAAATGAGAGAGGATGAGACACTTGTGCGATACACAGGGGGAcacgacacgcacacaatgCATCACGACGTTCCCACTTGGTACAAGAGCCTCGCGTGAATCACCGCGAGATGCATTACAGCAGTAAAAGCGctacgccccctcccctccttcctgtCACTTTCTCCTCCAAAGCGAGCCCTTGTCTCTTCTAGCCTTCACTCAACAtctcatgtgtgtgtgtgtgtgtgtgtgtgtgttcgcctGGCCCGTCGCTAGTTCGACTCTTATGCCTACTCGTCGCCCTCGAGCTTGAGTGTGTGGACAATGCGCTCCCGCAGCAGGTTCGCGTCGAGGGCGCCGTCCTCTGTCGCACACCCCTCAAAGCCAACAATTCGATCAATGCACACGTCGTTCAGGAAGATCACacagtgcggcagcgtcgtcacGTGCAGCCGCTCCACCAGGAAGGGTGAGCGCTCGGCGTCGATCTTCACAAACTTCACGGGTAGCAGGGTGCGTGACAGCTCCGACAGGTAGCGGTCCATCACCTTGCAGGTCTCAAAGTCTTTGTGGTAGAAGTGCACGCACACCCGTTCGCTTCCACCCTTCTCGCGCACGACGATGTTGAAGAAGTCATCTTGTGAGATTTCGCGGTACTCTCCGTGCTGCTTGCTGCGCCACTCCGCCTGCTTCTCTTGATTGGTTCGCATGCGCTGCAGACGCATCCGGCGAAGCTCCATCAGCTcagcatcctcgtcgtcgtcctcggcatCCGCCGCATTGCCACGCTCcaccctctctgcgtgcttCTCCGCAGCTGGGTCATACGCTGGGACACCGTTGTCGCGTACGGCTTCCTCAACCGGGCGACGATGCGTCGGGATGACGTCGTTCATGTCACGGCTCTGGCGATACGCCTTCGAATTCATCTGCTCTATAGTGGCGGTAAGGTTCTCATTGGCCTTGAGGTTGCTGGCCTCGTTCACCACGCCGCTCGATTTGCCAGAGCCTAGCATGATGCCgctctgtgtgcctgtatgtGTCGAAGAAGGTATCTCGGTACTTGAGAAGCACACGCTCGCAGCTGTGAACGCGGGTGTGGAGGCTGTGTCTCGTAGAGAACTGCTTAAcgcgagaagcagaagaaatGGGGTGTGACGCTGTTTCTCTCTGGctctttttgcttttttttttttgcggctGTGGGTATGATCGTCGGTGCGCTGATATGCCCAGTCCTGAGAGATGCCAGGAGACAGGCAAGAGAgtcgaggaagaagagaaagatggAAGAGACTCGAAGAACAGTGAAGCAATGCGGACTGTGGTGAATACAATCtgtgaggaggtgcaggtCAGAAGCGCCGCTGTGTACCTCCTtgactgcgtgtgtgtctgtctgtctgtgtgtatgtatgtgtgggtgtgtgttgcaTGCCTTGGCGCAGTTATTCCATGCAAGCATAAACTCGCATAAGAGGCCTCTTCCTACATCGCATGCAACCCACTCACCTACTTCGAGCGTCTCTGAGCTACGAGAGGAGATAGAaggagcacagagagagagaggcttcGTCCATGAGGATTTACAGAGGAGTGGCGCAGACATCATCAACTCCTGATGACATTTCCTTCCGccggcacacacgctcatCACAGCGCTCTCTTCCCGACTGTTGTAGACAGTTCAAAGACGAAAACATTTAATGTCCCACATGGGGTCACGGAATGATCGACAAggcacggcggcgtctcAACTCCCACCACTAATACACATCTACACCACGCACGTTATCCTTCCCCTTGCGCGtcctctcgcctcctctcttgttttcgCCTAGCTGGCCCTGTGTGTGACCAGTACGTTTGGCATCCTTCTCTTGTCTGCCACCAGCGGTCTGCCAGCGGGCGACCCCTCTCTAACACAAGAAGCACGCACAaagagaacgaaagaaaaagaggggggcggcagtAGTAGTAGTAAGTTGAAGCAGCCAGAGGGCGCATGGCCCATCATGACTGGCTTTCTCGCATGACATCACTGGATAGGTGCATgagggggggcgagggggggtGGCTGTGTGTAGCGCATGTCAAGCTCGTCGctgacccacacacacacacacgaaaagtATACAGGCGCTCAGATAAACGCCAATGAAAAGGAGTAgaaagacgaagagagaacgtaagaggggaaaaaattAAGTACAGAGATTGCCTCACCATTGATGTGGACatgttcccccctccctccctccctccctccaagGAGCTACGGGCGAGCGAGGTagtgcacagagaaagagggaaaggagaagaacaaTGAGCTGAGgcaacgagggagagagacagagagcaTCAGTGAAGAGGTAAGAAGCGATAGCCGGAGCTGTAGATGGAGCTcgggaaaggaaaaaaagggaaaggaaaaaagggaaagggaaggttCACGctgtgttcgtgtgtgcagatggagagaggaagcgcgtgcgtggctgcactcctctctctaAAGCCGGAGACAGTGTGATCTCTCATCCTCACAGCTACCCATGCCACTCACACCGAGCACCTCCGCCATTGCCGACCTTATTTGTCCTggtcacccctccccctccctccctccctctctctcggcaGTTGCCCCTCGTAGCTGCGCTGTCGATCATGTCTACCagacaaggaaaaggaggcatGCAGAATGGGCTGGGAATACACCGCACGTGTGCCAGCAAAGTTACGCTCGTATCgatgaaaagggggggggggggcaaaatGAGGAAGAGCCACGCCACTTCCGGCAACAACTACGCCACGACTCAAACCGAtaagaaggggggaggggcgacgACATTGACAGGAAgcccaacagcagcagtagcggaggggggaagggagggagggagggagagagggacacgaCTACGTCTGTTCGAGGCAGCGACAGGCCATCACAACAACATgaacagaaagaggaagggagcgAGCGTGACGAGCGAGGAGAACAAAAATTCAGCGGAaaaacgcacacgcgcacacacagagaggcgaCAGAGAAAAGGCTGCGGGAGGGAGGCGTCAATGCGCAAAGACCGAGTGAGAGACAGTGCCTGTGTTCAGTCGAAAGAGAGACTCAGGGACACAGCGAAgactcccccaccctcttccctccacgTGTGTGCATACGAGTCTTCAGCAGTCGACCCTTTTGACGAGTCACCTCCCCTTATCCCGCCTTGGACATCTAAAGCTTCCTTAGTACATTTACCGCACGCGAGAAGCTCTCGCTCGCCAGCTCCCTACGCGCCCCCGGCACCTGCTCATCCACACCTATTTGTGTGCCGTACTCGCGTAGCTGTCTCCAGAAGCCAATGTTCGGCGACGCACACGGGCGGTGTTGCTGCACAAGATGAATGGCAGCAGACGAGCTGAGACGCAGCTTCCGCATCAGATAAGCTGATACCACCGTCGGCGCGCGAGAGATGCCGGCACCGCAATGCACAAGCACCCCACCGTGATTCTTCACCAGCGCGTTCTCAATAAACTCAAAGGTGCGTGCAAAGTGTGACGACATGTCATAATCCGGGCGGTCGTCGGCTGAGAGCGTCATGTACACAAAGTCCTTCGGGAATCGTGGCTGCGTGTcaatgcagcagcacacatgAGTGATGCCGTGGCGCTGCATCAGATTGAGATCCGTCGCTGGGTGGTAGGAGCTGCACCACAGGCCAGGGACAATCTCGTGCATCTGGTGGAGGGTATGGATGCCAAAGTTGCTTGAACTACAGATGGCACCGCACTCCACAGCTGAGCTACCCggcgcgccactgctgctcgagCTTCCCGGGGTCTTTCTCTCGCCCGTCAACAGCACcttctgctgcagctccttcgtgATGACAGGATCTGCAAGCTCGTCACAGAGCTCTTCGAGCAGCTCACACACGATCTTGCGCGCTGCATGAAGTCCTTCCTGATCGATGGGCAGATTCGTCGCCATCATGCGGAACTCCTCCAGTGGCTCCCGCAGCACGGGCGGCATCTGAATTCGGTTGTTCACGGAGGTGCTGGTCCCGGTTTGCATGCCCTTCCGATCCAAAGGcgcgctgctactgctgacCGGCGTGGAGAACGTGGTGGGTGGGCTGCGATCGGCGGTGTTGGGGCACTCCGTGGCCTTCTTGAGGGTGGCAAACTGCGGGTAGGTGGAGACGAAGCGCAGTATACGGAAGAAAAGGTCTAGGTCGGCATCGGGAAGGTGGTGGATGGCGCTCTCCCGCCACCTCGGTGGTTGGATCACCTTGGGCGGCATCGACGTGGttttctgttgctgctgatgagGCTGGCCAGGGGGAGCCTCGTGGGAAGCAGAGGGGCAGGGAGGACACACGGCTGTAGCTGGCAACGGTAGGCCACGTGATCTTTTTGTGGGAGTCTCCGCGCACGAGTGGCGGTGCTCgttttgggggaggggaggggggagcctCTTCGCCCTTCGATGCGGACGCTGCCAAATGTAGCGGTAGTGGTGAGGATGTTGTTCttggtgggggtggaggggtCACTTCGAGGATAACGGTCTTTGGGAAGCTGTGCGAGGTGGCGTGCGGTCTTGGGTAGGAAAGGAAAGACTGTGCGTGAGGAGAGAAATGGAAAAGGTcgacaaggagaagaagTGTAGAGGTGCGTTGGTGTTCGCTGATATTTCGCTTTCGACTTTACCTCTTCTGTGGAGCTTCACGGCGGTGGAAGTTTGTGcggcttctttttttctcttccgttGCGCTCTtcggggtgtgtgggtgtgggtgtgtgggtgtgtgggtgtgggtagGGGGGGCGGTAGGGGGGGAGGCCAGCCTGGGGATGGGGTGTGGCGGAGGGAgtggaaaaagaaagagggaagtaAAAAAGGGAGATGGAAGAAATCGCTCCGAAACAGAACCGTCAGCATCGAAGAcgcagcaggggagggaggaggaaaagaaggtcACCGACGGACACAAAGGCCTGAATAACGaccaaaggagagagagcaactgagcgagaaagagaaggacgggGGGGTACACGGTGGCCCCGTTGTTTGCCGCCTTtcgtcccccctcttctctctcccttccctccgtctcgctttctctttcttcgaTCCATGACAGCCTCCGCCCTCGCTGTCGTTAGAGGGTTGCCCTCTATGTTTCGTAAGGACATCGCTTATGCCTCGCGGCTGCTTTCTTCCGTATTCCTCCTCACAACGCCCAATCGACCTCATCCaccaaccaaccaaccaaccTGCCCTGtcgtctcccctcccccaaaaaaaCCACCACGCACCACCTGGAGTGGCTGGCCGTGCGCGATAAGCAAGGCTGGAGACGGTGGGAGGCAAGGGCGAGCGGAGCTGAcacggcggaggagagggcaaagCAGAGCTCAAAAcgagaggcgagagggggaagagacaTAAAGGAGGTGAAAGAGGgcagaagaaaggaggaggcacagcgagaggagagagggtcTATGccctcgtgtgtgtgggtgtgtgagtgtgggggggggggggtgagtgggCGATGAAAGAAAAGAACAAGGTGAGTGGCGACACAACCGACTCGGACTCAGCACAACCAGCAACGCCTCTGCTCAGAGCCACACAAACttcctacacacacacatacgcatgTACAGACACATACAAGCGTCCCTGTCTTACTGTGGTGAAGCAGCATCACGCGACCAGTAAGCCTGCGACTGCACCTGCCCCTCTGTCAtgcccagctgctgctggcgaggTTGCTCGGGCAAGCGGTAGTTCAGAAAGACAACACGCATCTCCTCTGGGGTCATTTCGTTGAACCAGCCGCGCGTGTTCAGGTAGCGGCGCGCCATTTCGCGATCACGGCTGTCCTGCGCAAAGAGGCTCTTGGGATGAGACGACTTCCAGAGGGCGTTCAGCAAGTTTGCATCCTTTAAGCCCTCCTCGAGTTGTGCGTTAGTTAGCGGAGCCATGTTCGGTCGATGCAGACGCTCAATCAGCGGGGCTGACTCGAGCTCCTTCGCCTTCAGCGTCTCGTACTGCGCCATGTGCACCTTGCGGTacctctcactctcctccaGATACTGCTTCTCCGTCATGCCCTTCACAGGCGAGCTGTGCGCGGTGTCAACGCCGATGATGGCAATGCCCATGCGCCTCGCCT
This portion of the Leishmania panamensis strain MHOM/PA/94/PSC-1 chromosome 27 sequence genome encodes:
- a CDS encoding dual specificity protein phosphatase, putative (TriTrypDB/GeneDB-style sysID: LpmP.27.2210), which encodes MPPKVIQPPRWRESAIHHLPDADLDLFFRILRFVSTYPQFATLKKATECPNTADRSPPTTFSTPVSSSSAPLDRKGMQTGTSTSVNNRIQMPPVLREPLEEFRMMATNLPIDQEGLHAARKIVCELLEELCDELADPVITKELQQKVLLTGERKTPGSSSSSGAPGSSAVECGAICSSSNFGIHTLHQMHEIVPGLWCSSYHPATDLNLMQRHGITHVCCCIDTQPRFPKDFVYMTLSADDRPDYDMSSHFARTFEFIENALVKNHGGVLVHCGAGISRAPTVVSAYLMRKLRLSSSAAIHLVQQHRPCASPNIGFWRQLREYGTQIGVDEQVPGARRELASESFSRAVNVLRKL
- a CDS encoding vitamin K epoxide reductase, putative (TriTrypDB/GeneDB-style sysID: LpmP.27.2190), coding for MVQFNLTLMGLCLAGFLLSSYAYSVEVHVERAKQLGVPYRAYCDIGPFSCTEVFSSEFSSTTHLFGLPKVPNALVAMIYYMVEMLCCWHPTLILIISTPGILVTVCFAFILTVILHDLCIVCCLTYVVNVSTVYVAYRWWRQTAARNVAAAFSSSTKSKKHV
- a CDS encoding hypothetical protein (TriTrypDB/GeneDB-style sysID: LpmP.27.2200), coding for MLGSGKSSGVVNEASNLKANENLTATIEQMNSKAYRQSRDMNDVIPTHRRPVEEAVRDNGVPAYDPAAEKHAERVERGNAADAEDDDEDAELMELRRMRLQRMRTNQEKQAEWRSKQHGEYREISQDDFFNIVVREKGGSERVCVHFYHKDFETCKVMDRYLSELSRTLLPVKFVKIDAERSPFLVERLHVTTLPHCVIFLNDVCIDRIVGFEGCATEDGALDANLLRERIVHTLKLEGDE